DNA from Nymphaea colorata isolate Beijing-Zhang1983 chromosome 4, ASM883128v2, whole genome shotgun sequence:
GAAAGCGTTGCTACACGTTTTCTGCACAGAATCTTACCAGCATAGTCAAATGACAGATTCTTTAGTTTAATTTGTATTTCAAACCGGTTGGGTTAGACCAACATGATAAAACTGCTACAGCAATTTACAAGAGCCAGCTAGTCCATTAATCCATGTAAAAACTTTGTTCATTGGAACAATGTTCATCTTGTATTATACAGAAAGGCTTGGTAGTAAAAAGTAGTGAACATTCAGCTATGCCCTGTAAAATTGTGCAAATGGCATTTTCAAGTACACTTTTTCTAAGACAAACCTTAAATTACAAGATGAATCAAATATTGTTGGACATGGAAGAATCTCCTTCTAAGATGGTCTCCTGATTATAATCACCAAAGGTGCGAGATGGACCATTTTCACCCCCAAAGCGAGGAAGATTCCATGAAAATTAGAGCTTTGTCAGCGTTATCAAGGGGATATGGTCCATATGTTACAAGAAATAGAACCAGGTCCAACTCAACAAAATATATGATTCCCAAGCCTATTATACCCTTCTATCTGTCAATTTCCTAGTCAGCATCTTTCTTTTCAGCTAAATGAGCAGCAGGTGTACCAGCAAAGAACTCTCTCAACCTACTGAAAACTGCTTCCACAGGAATGCTTGTTACTAGAGGTGTTGGTCTCTGCAGAATGTTattgctgtttttcttttcagcaGAAAATGATGAAAGCGCCCTGGTCTTCTGATTGGACAAGCATGCTTTCTTCAAGACCTTTCTTGATAACTTACCAATTGCAACACGATGAGCATTATTCATGTTCTTCCTTGACCCACTCCTATGACCAAGATTTGCAGTGTTTACCTTCTTCTGCGGTGGTTTAGGCTCAACAGGTGAACATTGCACCAAACTTTCCTCATTCTCGTGTGCAGCAGGGTGAGATCGAGGTACTCGTTGCATTGCTGTTCTTCTTGCTGTTCTCCAGACAGGCGGAACTGCACTTTTGTTTCTCTCACCGATATCAACATGCAAGCTGGAGTCAGCAAGCAGCAGCTCAGAAGAACCATCCTCCATGATTTCCACTTGCACAGGATGTCCAATTATTGCCTTTCCATTCAATCTGCTCATCAAAGAAACTAGTGGAACATGCTCGCCTTGGTAGCTTGCTTGGACCTTCAGGTCAACATTGACCAGCATGGATTCAAACATCCCATCTTCACCGTATTGGCTATCATACACTGGGTCCAGTTCAGATGAATAAAACCTTGGATGAAAGCAATCATCAGGTTCTTCCCAGTATCCACCCAAAGCCTCATGGGAAGACCACCGCCCTGAATTCACAGTCATTAAACTCTCCTCTGCTTCATAGGCATCTTCGTCGGCGTACCCATTGGGTATATCCATGTGCCTCTTGCTTAGATTTCTCATGTTGCGCTTTCCTTTCATTCGCCACTTTGAAACACCATTGGTACCAGTGATCAAATTCTTCTTGAAATGGCGAGACTGAGATGCATAATGTGAATATCCTGAATCATCAAAATGTTTATTGCCCATCTTTGCAGGTTGCCCTTGGAAAACGGAGGAACCATATCTAAGATATCTTCCTCCATTTTTTGAACCTTGTGCAGCAAGTATCTGAGAGGCATCTGCAGAACAAATCGTAGGACACATGGTCAGGTACAAAAAATGGAATTCAAAAAAATGTCAACAGAAATAGACCCTGATTTTACATTTTATAAAATAGTGATACTATTGTTTATTCAAGTGGGTGAGCAAACACTAAGGGCACACTGTGAGTTGAGTTGCTCAAACTTGACCCAAGCTCAACTTGCCTAAACTTGTCTCGAGCTTATTTTTAgcataaatgagtcaagctagAACCTGCAGGTGAGACTTGTTTAGTTAATGAGCTGAGTTCAAGCAAACCTGACTTGAGCTCTTTAACTCAGTTAGGCATGTCAGAAGCAGTATATTCATAACAAAATCACTGCAGCATACTGgtgtatttctctttttctaaggAGGACAGTATGATGACTACAGTCAAACTGAAGCAagctcgagtcaagtttgaCCAAGTCCGACTTGGCTAGCTTGAACCAAGCTCAATGTGTTTTAACTAAGCCCAGTTCAAGCTAGCCTCAGATAGGATCAAACTCATCTGGTTTGCACCCCTAGCAAAGACCAAAATGTAATCTGAATGGCTTTTAGGTGAGCCAAGTTCATGCTCAGCTGGTTTACATCGCTAGCCAAAACCAAGTTATAACACACCCACAACTGTGTGCAGTGCACACACATACCGAGTAATATGTATACCCTAACGTCATCATGTGAAGTTGTGAACCATGAAAAAGGCCTAAGAATAATATAGAGGTGCTTGTTTGATCTATATTTAGAGAACCAGTTTCAGGGAACATTAGTTTGGGAAACTTCTATGAGCTTTAGATGACTCCAACTTTTGGAACTGTCTAAATCTATGACATCTCAGTTCACCGACTAATTTCAACTAATTCAGAAAGGATTCCATTGTCCAAGTATGAGAGTTGGACTTTATAAAGTCAACTAATTGAGATTTGAAATGCTAAATATATGCTGTGAAGTCATCATGAAACCTGTGGAATCATACGTATTGATGAACAAACCAACTACAACTGCAAGTCTGCAACAAGGGTCCAATGAAGACAGTTACGACAAGATATGACACAAGCCCAAGTAGTGACGTGAATTCCACACCTGAACTTTGACTTAGTCTCATGTCCAAGCTAGACCCAACATGAGGTTCAATAAATTTTACATCAATACTTAAATAAGATAATTATTGGATTCTAGTTAAAAACCCCAGGAAGTATCCACAGAAAGGGGTTGGAACTTTGGATTGCATCTTAGTCCTCAGCAGGTGAGGGTGAGAGAGTTTGGAACAAAAGGTCCGGGGTGGTCAAGCTACTTCCTCTAGAAGGGGAGGAGCTTCAGGTGACTGATGTGAGCACCTCCTCCTTGTTCCCTATTTGCTTCAATGCAACTATGATCAGTTGACATGAACGACTCCATGCACGCACCATTTTTTGTCAAACAACTTGAAATCTACTGAGCAAATCTGctactgaaaattaaaaatgcattctacCAGGAAAAAGTAAAGCATTCCTTAAGAATGATGAGTTTACTCTTATCTATTGAACCACATGTACCCAACAAACTGAGATGTCCCAgaatgaaattgatgaaaatcGTTGCAGGACTATGAAATGCCAGGTTAAAGATGCTGCCAAATTTCACTACCCTACGTTTTGTATTGGCTCGTACTTTCGGCTGACTCTGCAACTGCTCCTCCACCATACAATGATGGCTGATTGACCATGTGTAGCTGTGACTGTTACACAGTTTCCAAGTACCAGTATCTAAAATGTAAGCCGTAAGGTATGCATATAGGACAATTAAGAATTTAAGTGTCACTCAATAAATAGGAGAAAGAAACTGCCAACtacaaaatccaaaaaaaaaaatactactGATAAAGGAAATACAGTAAAATGACAACAGAAGAATTCCTAGATTCTATACCCACAGTTGAAAGGAGAGACATTGTTTGTCTTGAAGAAAAGAAGCTGAGAGACAAAGGAATGAGATGAAAAATATGGCCAAAATTCACCAAAGTTTAAGCAGATAGAAAAGAAGATTTAAAGATGCAACAAGTTGGTTGGAACAACAAAAAAGTACCTTCTCTAGAGAGGCATAGACCAATCAAAGATGAATCGTTGGACATATTTAATTTCCTTAAAAGACTAGACAGATGAAAAGGAACTTAATTTGAGAGTAGCAGAGGCCACAAGAGAGCCAACAATTTCCATGGGTTTCCTTCGGCTGAACTGGAACAGATGGAATAAGAATCGGATTTACTATTCAGACCTGCATAACAATGTGTGCAATTAACCGTTCATACAATCAATACATAACAATTTCTCATGAGACCGTGACTGTGAagctaaataaaaaaatcaccaaTTGGGATACTGTTTGACAAAACATTTAGACAGGCAGGATCTAACTCTTTTAACAAATGAGACAGGAGGACTTAACTGGAAATCTAAACATCAAATTGGACAACATGGTCTCCAAGGTTCAAGTTGGCATTTTCAAGTGGGATCTGGATTACTAACCAAGGGACTGGTTTTGAACTATACATAGTTAAGCACTCAAGTGtgattaaagaaaacaaataatgaTAAATAACAAGGCATCCCTACAGAGACACATACGCATACAGAAACAAGTACTGTAATATGCTTTTACAATTGGAAAAGTTGAGGTCATAATTCAAGAATGGTTAAGCAAGATAGGAGACAAACTATCTGTCGTACAATAATAGCATACAAAACTTCTGATTGGATCCAATGTGAGAAGTATTAGCAAAGACTTCAGAAGACATGGATAATTTGGACAGAAAAAGAATCACAAATAGGTTAAAAAGTAAAGGACAACACTCTTGAATGAATGGAACAAAAGTGATATGTCAAACCTGAAACTGTCGCAGCCTCCTCCTCGATGTCATTGTCAAAGGAACCCCCAACGCAAGAATCAGATTCTCTGTCATCCATCAACCTATCCTCGACTGATGAACTGGGATAGAGAAAGGAGCTATCTGCCCCATGTGGAGAATGAGATGTCTGCAGTTGATCCGGAGAATGACCTCCAATACTATCATATGATGTGGCTTTATCCCCTCCTGAGGAGGCCAAAAGACCCCTGTGCGCTGTTTCTTCTTGCACTGAAATAGGCAAACCCGCAAACTCAGATTGTGATGCTTCACCCACTGGTAGTTTCGCACTACTTTGCAATACCTGGACAATAGTACGGCGCCTATCACGCCTTCTAACAAGAGATTCTTCAATTGAGGCACCATGTGACCGCTTTCTCTTTACAAGAAAAGAACTTCTCCTTCCATTTATCTGTTGTGCAGTTCCAGTGCCACGTCCAGGGAGAGAGATAGCATGCATAAGACTTTCAGATGAATAAGTTCTCTTGTTACCAGTTGAAAAGGAACCTTTTCTCTTTGATGATGCAGTTTTAAGTCCAAAGTCCTGCAGACCTCTCATTCGAGGCATGGTTTCAGCATTTTCATCTTCCCAGTGTATTTGGCTGTGATTAATCCTTCTTATAGGACTAGACACATATTCACCATTAAGAGAAGAATCCACCTTCCTGGAAAGTAGCTGTGACTTTATAGGGATATATCTAGAAATACCTCTAGGTTCATCTTCCCTGTAATTATTATTTGAAGGAAAAGTATTATCCAAATCCTTCTTTGAAAATGGAAGCTTTCTACTGCCCATAGATGCAGATTGTTGCTTCTGTTCAAGTTGCTGCTTTTCAAGCTCCAGAGCATGAAGAATGGCATCTTCTCGACGTGcatatttctctcttttccttggTGGCATGCCCAGGGCAGCTTCAGCTTTTCGAATGCAATCATCAAACTCACCGCATCGAAATGCCTTGACACGCTTGGACTTCTCAAGATTGTACCAATCTCTGAAAAGGATAACAATAAAAGCTTAAGAATTGATGCAAAGACACTCCAACCCCTTCCATAGTGTAATAGTTCTCGAACACAAATAAACAACACAGCaaaagtgtgtgtgtatacacacTGCTTCTTCTGTTACTTATGCAAATGCACACTTTATTACATACAGTAATCACCAAAAACAAACACTTAGTGTGTACCTTACCCAATGATTTTGATTTGTGAAAGATGAGTTTGGTATTTCTTTGATCTAGTTTTGAGACAATTGTGAGGGATCAAACATTCATCTTGGCAATTGAATCTTATGACTCATAATACAAGTATTTCATAGGTGTCATAGACGCGATAAAAATACCTATGCAGTTAGACCAAATATTTTGTGGCTGAACCCCAGTAAACAAAGGTATTTATCACAGTGCTGTGCCACAGTTCATATCCACGATATTAGGATGATCAGACACTCCACTTACATGAGTTTTCAAACTGCAAGTGTCTAAAAAAAGACAACTATCAAACCAGATATTccaaacttaaaataaaaaccAGATATTCAAGACTTAAAATACAAACATCACAGGATATTTAATGCCTGATACTAGGACATGAAGACTCCATCTCCCACATGGATGTGGCATTACTTCCTCCCTTAGGCCTTATCCCATTCAATGcaaagaaaaacttgatttcTCCAACTTCAACCATCAAAAAACATGACCATGATGATTTCATCTTTTATCCTAACTTGTCCAGGAAAAGCTTGCTTTTTCAAACTTGTGTGCTCCCACCTCAGTGCACATCCTTACACAAAATATTCTGTTTCAGAATTCTTACTCCATACCCTTGTTCTCACCTTATGACTTATAAGCATACCATTATTAGCATACTTATGTTGAAATGGAAGTTAGCTTTCCTCCCTCAGTTACTATGACTTTCAAGGTACTTATGACTTAGAAGCATACCATTATTAGCATACTTATGTTGAAATAGAAGTTAGCCTTCCTCCCTCAGTTGCTATGACTTTCAAGGTACTTCATTGGCTCTATAGCTACCCCACTAGATTCTTGATAACCCATTCTCGGTTGCGAATATTTACTATTCAACATTTGGAAGACATTGGTTTCTTTTGGTAGATTACTAATCTTTAAGAAGATCTAGCACTTCGCTCCTCAAACTTGGTTAACACATCAATCAAAATTCAGGTTATCCTCAACTATATACACCAATTAACTCCAGAAAAAAGAGCTGCACCCCATGGCAAGGAGGTGACCTGATTGGTCATTATTCAAGTTAGGAGAAGGCTACCTACTTGCGCACGGGAAATGACCCAATACTATATGCATTGCTGCTTGATTGACTGAAGCAGTGCAACGTACAAAAGATGTCAAATTCCTCATTATTTTCAATTCAAGAACAGTTCAGAAATATCAGAGTTATGCTGGAGAAAGATACCAAAGTGACAGAAGAACATCTAAACCCATTCCTCGGCATTCAACCAACACAGCACTTAACAATATATTTTGAATAATATATACACAAACCATTAACCCTGAAACCCATTAAATAGAGAAAGTAAAACGATAACCCACTGTACAGCGTACAGACTACATATAATGATACTGGTAaaaaccgagagagagagagagagagagagagagagagagagagagagagagagagaaagagagagagagagagagagagagagagagagagagagagagagagagattacacGCTCGCGTCTTCTCTTCCGAGAAGCTTAACCGGTGTCCCTGACCGGGGAGACATCAAATGCGTCTCCGAAAGCTCGTCCTGCCCCAGAATTCTTCCCGGCCACCACGACCCGTTTCTTCTTCTCACCCAAACTATGGTGCCCACGCTACAGTCCATCATTTCCGCCTCAGGAATTCCCATTTCGCCGATCAAAAAGCACGAACGCCCACAAACGCCGACCTTCTCTTTCTCCAGGggggaataagaaaaaaaaaaaaaacttcacatGCACTTAGATCCGATCACACCATCGGCTCCCATCCACTTATCCTCCATCAAACCTCTGAAAATAACACATAGTTTTATTCAAAAACTACAAGGTAAGCCCTAGGGCTTGGATATACAACCGGTATAGCCCTTTCCTCGATGTGGGTAGTCCCCAAATCCTGATGGAGCCATGAGACACATGAAATTTTGCGAT
Protein-coding regions in this window:
- the LOC116252795 gene encoding uncharacterized protein At1g51745-like; the encoded protein is MGIPEAEMMDCSVGTIVWVRRRNGSWWPGRILGQDELSETHLMSPRSGTPVKLLGREDASVDWYNLEKSKRVKAFRCGEFDDCIRKAEAALGMPPRKREKYARREDAILHALELEKQQLEQKQQSASMGSRKLPFSKKDLDNTFPSNNNYREDEPRGISRYIPIKSQLLSRKVDSSLNGEYVSSPIRRINHSQIHWEDENAETMPRMRGLQDFGLKTASSKRKGSFSTGNKRTYSSESLMHAISLPGRGTGTAQQINGRRSSFLVKRKRSHGASIEESLVRRRDRRRTIVQVLQSSAKLPVGEASQSEFAGLPISVQEETAHRGLLASSGGDKATSYDSIGGHSPDQLQTSHSPHGADSSFLYPSSSVEDRLMDDRESDSCVGGSFDNDIEEEAATVSDASQILAAQGSKNGGRYLRYGSSVFQGQPAKMGNKHFDDSGYSHYASQSRHFKKNLITGTNGVSKWRMKGKRNMRNLSKRHMDIPNGYADEDAYEAEESLMTVNSGRWSSHEALGGYWEEPDDCFHPRFYSSELDPVYDSQYGEDGMFESMLVNVDLKVQASYQGEHVPLVSLMSRLNGKAIIGHPVQVEIMEDGSSELLLADSSLHVDIGERNKSAVPPVWRTARRTAMQRVPRSHPAAHENEESLVQCSPVEPKPPQKKVNTANLGHRSGSRKNMNNAHRVAIGKLSRKVLKKACLSNQKTRALSSFSAEKKNSNNILQRPTPLVTSIPVEAVFSRLREFFAGTPAAHLAEKKDAD